Proteins from a single region of Sesamum indicum cultivar Zhongzhi No. 13 linkage group LG5, S_indicum_v1.0, whole genome shotgun sequence:
- the LOC105162758 gene encoding cysteine-rich repeat secretory protein 38 produces the protein MAFTDRAFSLQLLLLISSFLIQTAISATPLFSICSNSHNFTANSPYEKNLIKLLGELYFKTPPTGFGLGSSGQGYDRAYGLSLCRGDVSTKDCGACVVDASDEIIKRCPNDRGAIIWYDNCLLKYADSDFLGKIDGQNRFYMWNLQNVTIDPQEFNQRTRGLLSELSEHASKTGKMYAKGEVEVTGYEKIYGMAQCSRDLSGAECKKCLDDAVNELPRCCGGKQGGRVVGGSCNIRYEIYPFLNL, from the coding sequence ATGGCTTTTACAGACCGGGCTTTCTCCCTCCAGCTCCTGCTCCTAATCTCTTCTTTCCTCATCCAAACCGCCATTTCCGCAACCCCACTGTTCAGCATCTGCTCCAACTCTCACAACTTCACTGCCAACAGCCCTTACGAGAAAAACCTCATCAAACTCCTGGGTGAACTATACTTCAAGACCCCTCCAACCGGGTTCGGGCTCGGGTCATCCGGTCAGGGCTATGACCGGGCATACGGGCTCTCCCTCTGCCGTGGAGACGTCTCGACAAAGGACTGTGGGGCTTGTGTTGTCGATGCAAGCGACGAGATCATCAAACGTTGTCCCAACGACAGAGGGGCGATCATATGGTACGACAACTGCTTGCTGAAATACGCAGACAGTGATTTCTTGGGGAAGATCGACGGGCAGAACAGATTCTACATGTGGAATCTGCAGAACGTGACCATTGATCCCCAAGAATTCAATCAGCGGACGAGAGGATTGTTGAGCGAGCTGTCGGAGCATGCGAGTAAAACGGGTAAAATGTATGCGAAGGGGGAAGTGGAGGTTACAGGATATGAGAAGATCTACGGCATGGCGCAGTGCAGCAGGGATCTCTCCGGGGCTGAATGCAAGAAATGCCTTGATGATGCTGTGAATGAGCTCCCGAGGTGCTGTGGAGGGAAACAAGGTGGGAGAGTTGTTGGTGGGAGTTGTAACATAAGATATGAGATATATCCATTTCTCAatctttga
- the LOC105162759 gene encoding extensin, producing MCYVGKATKIFIFIVTALVVTGLVLGFGLLRHHGLHGKSHKCSPDSCPEATPVIFPSPNSDPSSSFTPNPSTNPNPAPSPPPPSQGDNSGPSVPDSPPPPTLSSPPPPSDNSGPSGPDLSPPPTFYSPPPPQPPASYPPPPVVVAEAPPPAFSPPSPVPLTPGPVSNS from the coding sequence ATGTGTTACGTGGGCAAAGCGACGAAGATCTTCATCTTCATAGTCACTGCTCTTGTGGTTACTGGACTTGTATTGGGATTTGGGCTGCTCCGCCACCACGGACTTCATGGCAAATCCCACAAATGCTCGCCCGATTCCTGCCCGGAAGCAACCCCCGTGATTTTCCCTAGTCCAAATTCCGATCCCAGCTCCAGTTTCACTCCTAATCCTTCGACCAATCCGAATCCAGCTCCATCTCCGCCGCCGCCGTCGCAGGGAGATAATTCAGGCCCTAGCGTTCCGGATTCGCCTCCGCCTCCGACGTTGTCTTCCCCACCGCCGCCTAGCGACAATTCAGGCCCAAGTGGCCCTGATTTGTCTCCGCCTCCGACATTCTATTCTCCACCCCCTCCGCAGCCGCCAGCTTCATACCCACCGCCTCCTGTGGTGGTCGCGGAGGCTCCACCGCCGGCGTTTAGTCCTCCTAGCCCTGTTCCGCTGACGCCAGGTCCAGTGAGTAATTCATAG